In the Alkaliphilus oremlandii OhILAs genome, one interval contains:
- a CDS encoding 2-oxoacid:acceptor oxidoreductase family protein, giving the protein MNMQTEIRLTGSGGQGLILGGIILAEAAILDGKNAIQSQSYGPEARGGASKAEVIISIEEIDYPKVEKADLLLSLTQIACDKYINTLKENGILVVDSTIRLPENLPFNVIQIPILNTAAEEVKKPMVANIVAIGAIQAITNAVSKESLEKSVLKRVPAGTENLNKAALLAGYNLINA; this is encoded by the coding sequence ATGAATATGCAGACAGAAATAAGACTGACTGGTTCCGGTGGGCAAGGATTGATTTTAGGAGGTATTATTCTAGCTGAGGCTGCAATACTGGATGGTAAAAATGCAATTCAATCCCAGTCCTATGGCCCTGAGGCTAGAGGGGGTGCAAGTAAGGCGGAAGTGATTATCAGTATAGAAGAAATTGATTATCCTAAAGTTGAGAAGGCAGATTTACTATTATCACTTACCCAAATTGCATGTGATAAGTATATCAACACATTAAAGGAAAATGGTATTTTAGTTGTGGATTCAACGATTCGATTGCCTGAGAACCTGCCATTTAATGTAATTCAAATTCCTATTCTAAATACAGCAGCGGAGGAAGTTAAAAAACCGATGGTTGCAAATATCGTTGCGATCGGCGCAATTCAAGCGATAACAAATGCTGTTTCTAAAGAATCATTGGAAAAATCAGTCTTGAAAAGAGTTCCTGCTGGAACAGAAAATTTGAATAAAGCGGCTTTGCTTGCAGGATATAATTTAATAAACGCATAA
- a CDS encoding 2-oxoacid:ferredoxin oxidoreductase subunit beta, with the protein MASELIRNNLRMDRLPHIWCPGCGHGIIMRSLAMAIENLNLDKDKVCVVSGIGCSSRSSGYMDFNTLHTTHGRALAFATGIKLANPELEVIVITGDGDCSAIGGNHLIHASRRNIGITTIVFNNNIYGMTGGQYSPTTPSQDYGTTAPYGNIDKPFDICKLADAAGATYIARGTAYHANQLIKLIEKAIENKGFSLVDAISVCPTYYGRKNKKGSAVDMLKDLKEATLDVKAAEKLPMEKRSGKLLIGEFKNIIEPEYTEEYSKIIAKYRKE; encoded by the coding sequence ATGGCGAGTGAATTAATTCGTAATAATTTAAGAATGGATCGATTGCCCCACATATGGTGTCCCGGTTGTGGACATGGAATTATAATGAGATCTTTAGCTATGGCGATTGAAAATTTAAATTTAGATAAAGATAAAGTATGTGTAGTTTCCGGTATTGGATGTTCTTCGAGATCCAGCGGCTACATGGATTTTAATACCCTACATACAACACATGGGAGAGCGTTAGCATTTGCTACGGGAATTAAACTGGCTAACCCGGAATTAGAAGTTATTGTAATCACAGGAGATGGAGATTGTTCGGCTATTGGTGGTAACCATTTAATTCATGCTAGCAGAAGAAATATCGGAATTACTACCATCGTTTTTAATAATAATATCTACGGAATGACAGGAGGACAATATTCTCCGACGACACCGAGTCAGGACTATGGAACAACAGCACCTTATGGAAATATCGATAAACCTTTTGACATCTGCAAACTTGCGGATGCTGCTGGCGCTACTTATATAGCTCGAGGAACGGCATACCATGCAAATCAATTGATCAAGTTAATTGAAAAAGCAATTGAAAATAAAGGTTTTTCTTTAGTGGATGCTATCAGTGTGTGCCCAACGTATTATGGACGTAAAAATAAAAAAGGCTCTGCTGTAGATATGTTAAAGGATTTAAAAGAGGCTACTCTAGATGTAAAAGCAGCAGAAAAACTTCCGATGGAGAAACGAAGCGGGAAATTACTGATTGGAGAATTCAAAAATATCATAGAGCCTGAATATACAGAAGAATATAGTAAAATTATTGCGAAATATAGAAAGGAGTGA